From the genome of Tripterygium wilfordii isolate XIE 37 chromosome 6, ASM1340144v1, whole genome shotgun sequence:
AGAAATAGAGATAAAGCTCTCCATTATGTCCTAAATTCTTACAAATACAAAATACACagcgaggaaaaaaaaaaaacccagaaaagaaCTTCTGCAAACCAAAATATATCAGTCAAGACTTGAATCTAGTTGCCAGAGTACCCTAACAAAGATCATGAAACAGTCATCCTCAAGTCATTGACAAAGGCTCCCAGAATGGAACATTCTGGCTGAAAAACCTCCCCACCACCCTTGAATCCAGAATCTTGAAGGCCTGTTCAGATTTGATGCACCTGGGTGTCTTGTACTGGTTAACAGAAGAACCCTGAGAGACACAGAAATCCATGAGTGCATCAAATGTTCCATGTTTAACCACCTTTATCTCTAGAGGTCCAATTGAATTATCCTTTCTTCTGCATCTTCTGTACACTGAATCCAGTGATTCTTCTATAGTGGAGCAGCATTTCTCCATTACAATCGGATCGAGCTTCTCCATGTCAGTCTTTTCTCTCATTTTAAGCTCCCAAAACAATACATAGTGTCCTGGAATCTCAGAAGTGTCAGCATAGCTTGTGTACTCAGTTAGAAGCAACCCCAGCGGCTCAAGGTGAGCGGATGCTTGTGTCACTGCATTCAAGAGGTCTTCTTCATTGGTCTTATCAGTATCAATGCTTAAAACCACATTTTGCCTGTGCACAAACCTAAATTGTGGAGCATTGTTGTGGAAACCAGTGACCATTAGAATGTCTCCAACTCTGTATCTATATAAACCTGAAGAGAATCACAGAAACATCAGATCAAGtttcatttttcattattaatatcaggaaaaaaaatccaatgcATGGACTAAAGACTCACCTGTGTAAGTTGTGACCAAAAGTTCATAATAATGACCAAGCTTGACATTCACAAGATCAACAGTTCCTATATTTTCCTTATCATCCCCTTTTGGCATGCAATTGTGATCAGAAAGATCATTACAAAGGCTATCAGAAACAATAGCTTCTTCTTGGTTTTTCTCCACAGGCAAGAACTCAAAATAGGCCATATTTGGGATGAGAGTGTAAGAGACATCAGAAGGCTTGCTTAGTGGCTTGAAGTTAATGCCAAAGTAACATTCAGATGAAGCATACATAGTTGAAACCAAAGGGAGCCCACCACTATAGAACTCAAGTGTTGGGATATATTGAGCCATAGATCCAGTAACAATGACTTCAATATACTTTGTTCTAGGCCAAAGTCTCTTAATTATACCTTCCCATGATATCCCACTGAACTCATACTCAACCAAATCAGCCAATTCTGAATTGGGTTTGCTCAGAATCAATGAGACAGCATTCCTGCAATTAGTATCAGTGATCCAGTCACTGACATGACCTGTTCTTATGTTGGagctcaattctttccaataatcttctAAGAATTTGATAGCCCTCAGAAAAGCAGAAGCAAAGACTGCACCAACCCTTAAAACCTCCTCGCGTTGGACTAATCCGCAAAGTAATTGGCAATACATACTCTGCTTGCTATCAGGACACAATATGGTCTCATCAGGACTAGTGTAGACATTATACCTGTTGAAGGGTCTGCTTCTGAAGTTACTGCTTTTGTAGTAGCTGGTGAGTACTGGTCTTGCCATTAAACCAGAAGGAGTTTTGATTTCTGGTTTGATAAACAGAAGGTACATTCCTTTTCCTTGGTCCAAACCATCTACATACCTGAAATCAAAAACAATTGAAAGTGTTGAACAATCTCAGTTACCTTAATTTTTTTACTGTTACATTACTTTAATGAAGCAGAATTTGAGGAAATTGTTCTTACTTGTTCATCACAGGCACAAGGAGGTTATAAAAGAATGTCTTCCTGTCCAAGTCTTTAGCAGTTGAAGGCATCATCTTTGGCCGGCCACCGGAAGTTCCTGAGCTGCACCGGACAAAGAATTAAGGGAAATTTGAGTAAGTGATACTGGATTCTATGGCTACAACAAGTACAATTTTGACAATTCACATACCTTGTGAGGAGTTCAGTGATGGGTTCAGCTGAAATGATATCTGAAGGCTCACCATGGGCAACTCTCTCAATGTAAGGCTTGATTTCTTCATAGTTAACAACTGGGACATTCTTCTTGAAACTCTCTTTGTTAAATTTTCCTTCAAGAAACCCTTTAAGATATTCCGTATTCGCGTTTGTTGATAGTATCTCCTCTAAAACCTGATTCTGTATCCGAGATGCATTTGTGGTC
Proteins encoded in this window:
- the LOC119999333 gene encoding indole-3-acetic acid-amido synthetase GH3.17-like isoform X3; this encodes MLPSYDPNDNEGGIKLLGELTTNASRIQNQVLEEILSTNANTEYLKGFLEGKFNKESFKKNVPVVNYEEIKPYIERVAHGEPSDIISAEPITELLTSSGTSGGRPKMMPSTAKDLDRKTFFYNLLVPVMNKYVDGLDQGKGMYLLFIKPEIKTPSGLMARPVLTSYYKSSNFRSRPFNRYNVYTSPDETILCPDSKQSMYCQLLCGLVQREEVLRVGAVFASAFLRAIKFLEDYWKELSSNIRTGHVSDWITDTNCRNAVSLILSKPNSELADLVEYEFSGISWEGIIKRLWPRTKYIEVIVTGSMAQYIPTLEFYSGGLPLVSTMYASSECYFGINFKPLSKPSDVSYTLIPNMAYFEFLPVEKNQEEAIVSDRTVDLVNVKLGHYYELLVTTYTGLYRYRVGDILMVTGFHNNAPQFRFVHRQNVVLSIDTDKTNEEDLLNAVTQASAHLEPLGLLLTEYTSYADTSEIPGHYVLFWELKMREKTDMEKLDPIVMEKCCSTIEESLDSVYRRCRRKDNSIGPLEIKVVKHGTFDALMDFCVSQGSSVNQYKTPRCIKSEQAFKILDSRVVGRFFSQNVPFWEPLSMT
- the LOC119999333 gene encoding indole-3-acetic acid-amido synthetase GH3.17-like isoform X1: MMLPSYDPNDNEGGIKLLGELTTNASRIQNQVLEEILSTNANTEYLKGFLEGKFNKESFKKNVPVVNYEEIKPYIERVAHGEPSDIISAEPITELLTSSGTSGGRPKMMPSTAKDLDRKTFFYNLLVPVMNKYVDGLDQGKGMYLLFIKPEIKTPSGLMARPVLTSYYKSSNFRSRPFNRYNVYTSPDETILCPDSKQSMYCQLLCGLVQREEVLRVGAVFASAFLRAIKFLEDYWKELSSNIRTGHVSDWITDTNCRNAVSLILSKPNSELADLVEYEFSGISWEGIIKRLWPRTKYIEVIVTGSMAQYIPTLEFYSGGLPLVSTMYASSECYFGINFKPLSKPSDVSYTLIPNMAYFEFLPVEKNQEEAIVSDSLCNDLSDHNCMPKGDDKENIGTVDLVNVKLGHYYELLVTTYTGLYRYRVGDILMVTGFHNNAPQFRFVHRQNVVLSIDTDKTNEEDLLNAVTQASAHLEPLGLLLTEYTSYADTSEIPGHYVLFWELKMREKTDMEKLDPIVMEKCCSTIEESLDSVYRRCRRKDNSIGPLEIKVVKHGTFDALMDFCVSQGSSVNQYKTPRCIKSEQAFKILDSRVVGRFFSQNVPFWEPLSMT
- the LOC119999333 gene encoding indole-3-acetic acid-amido synthetase GH3.17-like isoform X4, which gives rise to MLPSYDPNDNEGGIKLLGELTTNASRIQNQVLEEILSTNANTEYLKGFLEGKFNKESFKKNVPVVNYEEIKPYIERVAHGEPSDIISAEPITELLTSSGTSGGRPKMMPSTAKDLDRKTFFYNLLVPVMNKYVDGLDQGKGMYLLFIKPEIKTPSGLMARPVLTSYYKSSNFRSRPFNRYNVYTSPDETILCPDSKQSMYCQLLCGLVQREEVLRVGAVFASAFLRAIKFLEDYWKELSSNIRTGHVSDWITDTNCRNAVSLILSKPNSELADLVEYEFSGISWEGIIKRLWPRTKYIEVIVTGSMAQYIPTLEFYSGGLPLVSTMYASSECYFGINFKPLSKPSDVSYTLIPNMAYFEFLPENIGTVDLVNVKLGHYYELLVTTYTGLYRYRVGDILMVTGFHNNAPQFRFVHRQNVVLSIDTDKTNEEDLLNAVTQASAHLEPLGLLLTEYTSYADTSEIPGHYVLFWELKMREKTDMEKLDPIVMEKCCSTIEESLDSVYRRCRRKDNSIGPLEIKVVKHGTFDALMDFCVSQGSSVNQYKTPRCIKSEQAFKILDSRVVGRFFSQNVPFWEPLSMT
- the LOC119999333 gene encoding indole-3-acetic acid-amido synthetase GH3.17-like isoform X2, whose amino-acid sequence is MLPSYDPNDNEGGIKLLGELTTNASRIQNQVLEEILSTNANTEYLKGFLEGKFNKESFKKNVPVVNYEEIKPYIERVAHGEPSDIISAEPITELLTSSGTSGGRPKMMPSTAKDLDRKTFFYNLLVPVMNKYVDGLDQGKGMYLLFIKPEIKTPSGLMARPVLTSYYKSSNFRSRPFNRYNVYTSPDETILCPDSKQSMYCQLLCGLVQREEVLRVGAVFASAFLRAIKFLEDYWKELSSNIRTGHVSDWITDTNCRNAVSLILSKPNSELADLVEYEFSGISWEGIIKRLWPRTKYIEVIVTGSMAQYIPTLEFYSGGLPLVSTMYASSECYFGINFKPLSKPSDVSYTLIPNMAYFEFLPVEKNQEEAIENIGTVDLVNVKLGHYYELLVTTYTGLYRYRVGDILMVTGFHNNAPQFRFVHRQNVVLSIDTDKTNEEDLLNAVTQASAHLEPLGLLLTEYTSYADTSEIPGHYVLFWELKMREKTDMEKLDPIVMEKCCSTIEESLDSVYRRCRRKDNSIGPLEIKVVKHGTFDALMDFCVSQGSSVNQYKTPRCIKSEQAFKILDSRVVGRFFSQNVPFWEPLSMT